A part of Desulfomicrobium baculatum DSM 4028 genomic DNA contains:
- a CDS encoding CvpA family protein has product MNTLDIVFCVILGFLGLRGIFRGLVKEIASILGLILGFVLANTYHAQLSPLLEDLLGGTGMANLVAYLGIFLGVVAAVFLLASLIRKLLQMIMLGWVDSIGGGALGLFKGALLCSIIVMALTAFLPSKSALLTESKIVPYVNTFNTMLSSALPKEMRDQFLIRSQELQQEWEKRVVEKLKEMKGTPGGKE; this is encoded by the coding sequence ATGAACACTCTGGATATCGTCTTCTGCGTGATTTTGGGATTTCTGGGCCTGCGCGGCATTTTTCGCGGACTTGTCAAGGAGATCGCCTCCATTCTGGGGCTGATCCTGGGTTTCGTGCTGGCCAACACCTACCACGCGCAGCTTTCTCCTCTGCTCGAAGACCTTCTGGGCGGAACCGGCATGGCCAATCTCGTTGCCTATCTGGGCATCTTTCTGGGCGTCGTGGCGGCGGTCTTCCTGCTCGCCTCGCTGATCAGAAAGCTCCTGCAGATGATCATGCTCGGCTGGGTGGACAGCATCGGCGGCGGAGCGCTGGGTCTTTTCAAGGGCGCGCTGCTATGCAGCATCATCGTCATGGCGCTGACCGCCTTTCTGCCGTCCAAGTCCGCGCTACTGACCGAGTCGAAAATCGTGCCCTACGTCAACACTTTCAACACCATGCTCTCAAGCGCCCTGCCCAAGGAAATGCGCGACCAGTTCCTGATCCGAAGCCAGGAACTGCAGCAGGAATGGGAAAAGCGGGTCGTGGAAAAACTTAAAGAAATGAAAGGAACCCCTGGTGGAAAAGAATAA
- a CDS encoding Hpt domain-containing protein, giving the protein MTIQKQDLDVEEALQRFNGNQAIFSKLLKRFIEINSNIEEKTTQLVNSGNSEEIFIFFHSLKGGAGNLSAKNLYKKSTVLEDFARNGDFESIKKELPSFYDVYDQLKIAVADLEKSNS; this is encoded by the coding sequence ATGACGATTCAAAAACAAGATCTAGATGTTGAAGAAGCTTTGCAAAGATTCAACGGCAACCAGGCAATATTTTCTAAATTGCTGAAACGATTTATTGAAATAAACTCCAATATTGAAGAAAAGACAACGCAGCTCGTAAATTCAGGCAATTCTGAAGAGATTTTTATTTTTTTCCATTCACTCAAGGGAGGAGCTGGAAATCTTTCCGCAAAAAATCTGTATAAAAAATCCACAGTTCTCGAAGATTTTGCGCGAAACGGAGATTTTGAATCGATCAAAAAAGAATTGCCGTCCTTTTATGACGTCTATGACCAACTTAAAATTGCTGTTGCCGATCTTGAAAAATCAAATTCGTGA
- the selA gene encoding L-seryl-tRNA(Sec) selenium transferase, which translates to MSSLFRHIPSVDRFLQDLEQDRSLAGLPRQLLKDLVGEFLDLCREEIRAGVVKDESVLTFAVLAARAGAYVRARSRPHFRRVINATGVVIHTNLGRSILAEEAAAAVAQGCRHYSNLEMDLDTGQRGSRYAHVEKLLCRLTGAEAGLVVNNNAAAVLLVLDTLAKGREVVVSRGQLVEIGGSFRIPEVMKKSGAVLREVGATNRTHLRDYSEAIGADTAMLMKVHTSNYRIIGFHKEVELPELVALGREKGLSTFEDLGSGNLFDFSPYGFMPEPTVQQVLKSGVDVVTFSGDKLLGGPQAGVIVGRREYIERIKKNQLNRALRIDKMTLAALEATLRLYLDPEQARRTVPTLAMITAGPEELRARAGRLRRRLSRALAGLAAVTVKSGFSRVGGGSFPEQDLPTTLVSVAPAGMDVESLRQGLLAADIPVVGRMEDGAFCLDPRTLMDAEFAPATEAITAVLAGGAK; encoded by the coding sequence GTGTCTTCACTTTTCAGACATATTCCGTCCGTTGACCGGTTTTTGCAGGATCTGGAGCAGGATCGGTCCCTGGCCGGTCTGCCGCGTCAGCTGCTCAAGGACCTGGTGGGCGAGTTTCTGGACCTTTGCCGCGAGGAAATCCGGGCCGGGGTGGTCAAGGACGAGAGCGTCCTGACATTCGCGGTCCTGGCCGCGAGAGCCGGCGCATACGTACGGGCGCGTTCCCGGCCGCATTTCAGGCGGGTCATCAATGCCACGGGCGTGGTCATCCACACCAACCTGGGTCGCTCCATCCTGGCCGAGGAGGCGGCGGCCGCCGTGGCCCAGGGCTGCCGCCATTATTCCAATCTGGAGATGGATCTGGACACAGGCCAGCGCGGAAGCCGCTATGCCCATGTCGAGAAGCTGCTCTGCCGCCTGACCGGGGCCGAGGCGGGGCTTGTGGTCAACAACAACGCCGCTGCCGTGTTGCTGGTCCTCGACACCCTGGCCAAGGGCCGCGAGGTCGTGGTCTCGCGCGGGCAGCTGGTCGAGATCGGCGGGTCTTTTCGCATCCCCGAAGTCATGAAGAAGAGCGGGGCGGTGCTGCGCGAGGTCGGGGCCACCAACCGCACCCATCTGCGCGACTACAGCGAGGCCATCGGCGCTGATACGGCCATGCTCATGAAGGTGCACACCTCCAACTATCGCATTATCGGGTTTCACAAGGAGGTGGAGCTCCCTGAGCTGGTGGCTCTGGGCCGCGAGAAGGGCCTGTCCACCTTCGAGGATCTGGGTAGCGGCAATCTTTTCGATTTCTCCCCCTACGGATTCATGCCCGAACCCACGGTCCAGCAGGTGCTCAAAAGCGGGGTGGACGTGGTCACCTTCAGCGGCGACAAGCTGTTGGGCGGTCCGCAGGCCGGAGTCATTGTCGGCCGCCGGGAATACATCGAGCGCATCAAGAAAAACCAGCTCAACCGGGCCCTGCGCATCGACAAGATGACGCTGGCCGCGCTGGAGGCGACCTTGCGCCTGTATCTCGACCCGGAACAGGCCCGGCGCACCGTGCCGACCCTGGCCATGATCACGGCCGGACCGGAGGAATTGCGGGCCCGGGCCGGACGTCTGCGGCGCAGGCTATCGCGGGCGCTCGCGGGGCTGGCCGCAGTGACGGTGAAGTCCGGCTTTTCACGCGTGGGCGGCGGTTCCTTCCCGGAGCAGGATTTGCCGACCACGCTGGTCAGCGTCGCGCCTGCGGGCATGGACGTGGAATCCCTGCGCCAGGGACTGCTGGCGGCGGACATCCCGGTCGTCGGGCGGATGGAGGACGGGGCGTTCTGTCTGGATCCGCGTACGCTCATGGATGCGGAGTTCGCGCCGGCGACAGAGGCGATCACGGCGGTCCTGGCGGGCGGGGCGAAGTGA
- the cmk gene encoding (d)CMP kinase, which produces MVTIVTLDGPAGVGKTTIARELADRLGIAYLDTGAMFRSVALYFGDGAWEQPVDQLVPELNRLDFDLEGLGKYSELLLNGMPLSPEIRKEEVGLWASHLGRIPVVRDFLRRNQQAIGRTTSLVAEGRDMGSVIFPNARHKFFMDASIDVRAKRRHAQLAALGMNEDLERIRGQIRIRDDQDRNRVVAPLKPALDAVIIDTSALDADRVLEKIVEHIREKGL; this is translated from the coding sequence GTGGTCACGATCGTCACTCTTGATGGACCGGCCGGGGTAGGCAAGACCACTATCGCCCGCGAGCTGGCGGACCGTTTGGGTATCGCCTATCTGGACACGGGAGCCATGTTCCGCTCCGTGGCGCTTTATTTCGGGGATGGCGCCTGGGAACAGCCTGTTGACCAGCTGGTGCCCGAACTCAATCGTCTCGATTTTGATCTGGAAGGACTGGGAAAATATTCCGAGCTGCTCCTGAACGGGATGCCTCTGTCCCCGGAAATCCGCAAGGAAGAGGTCGGGCTGTGGGCCTCGCACCTGGGCCGCATTCCGGTGGTGCGCGATTTTCTGCGCCGCAACCAGCAGGCCATCGGACGGACCACCTCTCTGGTGGCCGAGGGCCGGGACATGGGCAGCGTGATCTTTCCGAACGCCCGGCACAAGTTCTTCATGGACGCATCCATCGACGTGCGCGCCAAACGCCGTCATGCGCAACTCGCGGCCCTGGGCATGAACGAGGACCTGGAGCGCATCCGCGGCCAGATCCGCATCCGCGACGATCAGGACCGCAATCGCGTGGTGGCCCCATTGAAGCCCGCCCTGGACGCAGTGATCATCGATACCAGCGCCCTGGACGCAGACCGGGTGCTGGAGAAGATTGTGGAGCATATCCGGGAAAAAGGCCTCTGA
- a CDS encoding bifunctional folylpolyglutamate synthase/dihydrofolate synthase — MTFVSFAEFEAHLDSLGLFSMQLGLARMQEAMRLMGIERLSATVAHVVGTNGKGSTSGFLEALARAHGLATGLYTSPHLVSVRERIRVRGSMVSEAGWLQAANAVMDRCAGVGLTYFELLTVMALSIFAREGLDLIVLEAGLGGTHDATCAISADLAVMTPVGLDHEHVLGPTLADIARDKSGALGRCPAVTGEQDAGVMDIFRRAGAGRPLWSLEDCRTAGRFLIPAGGAPMLLTPASLPGHPPYQLRNAALATLAWSRLAQAGGWQFDAALCTQVLGVTRFSGRFCRHGRILVDGAHNPMGLTALCEALEAAGEHFNVLVFQAMRDKTLDQAILKRLRALADTVVIPALALERACDARELAARFGHGSRAAWDLQTALQGEGAILLCGSLYLVGAYYELFPEQLL; from the coding sequence ATGACCTTCGTCTCTTTTGCCGAATTTGAAGCCCACCTGGACAGCCTGGGACTTTTTTCCATGCAGCTTGGCCTTGCGCGCATGCAGGAAGCCATGCGGCTAATGGGCATTGAGCGCCTGTCCGCGACGGTCGCGCATGTGGTCGGGACCAATGGCAAGGGGTCCACTTCCGGGTTTCTGGAGGCCCTGGCGCGGGCTCACGGCCTGGCCACGGGTCTGTACACTTCGCCGCATCTGGTCAGCGTGCGCGAGCGCATCCGCGTACGCGGGAGCATGGTTTCCGAAGCAGGCTGGCTGCAGGCCGCCAATGCGGTCATGGACAGGTGCGCAGGCGTGGGGCTGACCTATTTCGAGCTGCTGACTGTCATGGCGCTCTCTATCTTTGCGCGGGAGGGCCTTGATCTGATCGTGCTGGAGGCGGGGCTGGGCGGCACCCATGACGCCACCTGCGCCATCTCGGCCGATCTTGCGGTCATGACTCCGGTGGGGCTGGATCATGAGCATGTCCTGGGACCGACCCTGGCGGATATCGCTCGCGACAAGAGCGGGGCACTGGGACGCTGCCCGGCCGTGACGGGCGAGCAGGACGCGGGCGTAATGGATATTTTTCGCCGGGCCGGGGCGGGGCGGCCGCTGTGGAGCCTGGAAGACTGCCGCACGGCCGGCAGATTTCTCATTCCGGCGGGAGGGGCGCCCATGCTCCTGACTCCCGCGTCCCTGCCGGGCCATCCTCCGTATCAGCTGCGGAACGCCGCCCTGGCCACCCTGGCCTGGAGCCGCCTGGCCCAGGCCGGGGGCTGGCAATTTGACGCGGCACTGTGTACACAAGTCCTTGGCGTGACGAGGTTTTCCGGACGCTTCTGCCGCCATGGACGGATCCTGGTCGACGGCGCCCACAACCCCATGGGTCTGACCGCCCTGTGCGAGGCATTGGAGGCGGCCGGGGAGCATTTCAATGTGCTCGTCTTTCAGGCCATGCGCGACAAGACGCTGGATCAGGCCATCCTGAAGCGCCTGCGGGCTTTGGCGGATACGGTCGTCATTCCCGCGTTGGCGCTCGAGCGCGCCTGTGACGCCCGGGAACTGGCCGCACGCTTCGGTCACGGGTCCAGGGCGGCTTGGGACCTGCAAACCGCCCTGCAAGGGGAAGGCGCCATCCTGCTTTGCGGCTCCCTGTATCTGGTGGGGGCTTATTACGAACTTTTTCCGGAACAGCTTTTGTAG
- a CDS encoding hybrid sensor histidine kinase/response regulator, with amino-acid sequence MCVLDAKKEYHDLRPFMEFMEDADRSLSIDQAAAPALADRFGLPPKGHFNFGLTSSALWFRFTIVDHPSNSAEGRLPSLWIFDPGWQFYDTIDLYVPEPDATGGWRTYSAGRLPSVPGAPDKRFFKLPVGLGEPTTCYLRVTGIRPIMVAPHLASLDSTLRVNGFKTLGVALLIGFFATLMLGNLAIYLYTGNSKYKWFVLSNLTFASFVATTNYQHLFVVKNLPTVIMTVGLVGQAIVATTVRQFFEISKHNKKINAILLICVWAVLGVSASAFALPEEIHPKLSIYAVMPLTLVVFLACFDCLKRDRVPALIFMGAWLGATLAAFTYNWAIKGGLSFVHPSFMWVSFVVEAMCMSILLAYNIETLSAQRQAAEAMAQTRSSFLASMSHEIRTPMTAVLGFLNLSLHLRAQGQLRQYLLKINAAANHLMGIINDILDLAKIEAGKVELEAKPFEVETLLQDTADLLVSGAFENGNELVVSVQPGLPRRVTGDSLRLKQVLLNLSSNAVKFTHGGTVRLAVHAAADATPVHDAVTLRFEVSDTGIGIDPAVLPRLFTSFEQADAATARVYGGTGLGLSISRRLVQIMGGDITVRSRPGEGSIFEFTVVFGPDPQDEVRGEANAAGHGSLNVLVVEDNPASRAAMEEVATCLGLRHRFAGTAAEASQLGDAENFDLILVDWNLPDMIGPEAVTLLRSSERTARVPVALMASPARPEMENLRLQGSGVQGILAKPFTASAVEVLLRQIASSDKSAALADAHTLADAPYDLEQAQGLRVLLAEDNLFNQELLGVILTEAGVEMEIADNGAEAVRRVTEGGAPLDVVLMDVHMPLMDGFEATRTIRNDQRFSGLPIIAMTADITAEDKARCLEAGMDDHLTKPVDTDELFRILVKWGRKAQGEQNGQRHE; translated from the coding sequence GTGTGCGTCCTGGACGCGAAAAAGGAATACCACGATCTGCGCCCCTTCATGGAGTTTATGGAGGACGCGGACCGTTCGTTGAGCATTGATCAGGCGGCGGCGCCTGCCTTGGCTGACCGCTTCGGCCTGCCTCCCAAAGGGCATTTCAATTTTGGCCTGACCTCTTCCGCCTTGTGGTTCCGGTTCACCATCGTCGATCATCCATCGAATTCCGCGGAGGGCAGGTTGCCGTCTCTGTGGATTTTTGATCCAGGCTGGCAGTTCTACGACACCATCGATCTCTATGTGCCGGAACCGGATGCGACGGGCGGGTGGCGGACCTACTCCGCCGGTCGTCTGCCTTCCGTTCCGGGAGCCCCGGACAAGCGGTTCTTCAAGCTTCCTGTGGGACTTGGCGAGCCCACCACCTGCTACCTTCGGGTCACCGGAATCCGGCCGATCATGGTGGCCCCTCATCTCGCTTCCCTCGACAGCACCCTGCGCGTCAACGGCTTCAAGACGCTGGGCGTCGCCCTTCTGATCGGGTTTTTCGCCACGCTCATGCTCGGCAACCTGGCCATCTACCTTTATACCGGCAACAGCAAATACAAGTGGTTCGTACTCAGCAACCTGACCTTCGCCAGTTTCGTCGCCACCACCAACTACCAGCATCTCTTTGTAGTCAAAAACCTCCCGACGGTCATCATGACGGTCGGTCTGGTGGGGCAGGCCATAGTCGCCACGACAGTCAGGCAGTTTTTTGAAATCAGCAAGCACAACAAAAAGATCAACGCTATCCTACTGATCTGCGTCTGGGCAGTTCTGGGCGTCTCCGCCTCCGCATTTGCCCTGCCTGAGGAGATCCACCCGAAGCTGTCCATATACGCGGTCATGCCCCTCACGCTTGTCGTGTTCCTGGCCTGTTTCGACTGCCTCAAGCGCGACAGGGTGCCTGCTCTGATCTTCATGGGCGCCTGGCTCGGGGCGACTCTTGCCGCTTTCACCTACAACTGGGCCATCAAAGGCGGCCTTTCCTTCGTCCATCCCTCCTTCATGTGGGTGTCCTTCGTGGTCGAGGCCATGTGCATGTCCATCCTGCTGGCCTACAACATCGAGACCTTGTCGGCGCAGCGTCAGGCCGCCGAGGCCATGGCCCAGACCCGGTCGTCATTTTTGGCCAGCATGAGCCACGAGATCCGCACTCCCATGACCGCCGTTCTGGGTTTTTTGAACCTGTCCCTGCACTTGAGGGCACAGGGACAACTGCGGCAATACCTTCTGAAGATCAACGCCGCGGCCAATCACCTGATGGGAATCATCAACGACATCCTGGATTTGGCGAAAATAGAGGCCGGCAAAGTGGAACTGGAGGCGAAACCTTTCGAAGTGGAGACACTGCTGCAGGATACCGCCGACCTCCTGGTTTCGGGGGCCTTCGAAAACGGTAACGAACTGGTGGTCTCGGTGCAGCCGGGGCTTCCCCGCCGCGTGACGGGCGATTCTCTGCGGCTCAAGCAGGTCCTGCTCAACCTGAGCAGCAACGCCGTCAAGTTCACCCATGGCGGCACGGTTCGACTGGCCGTGCACGCTGCTGCGGATGCGACGCCGGTTCACGACGCGGTCACCTTGCGCTTTGAAGTGAGCGACACGGGCATCGGCATTGACCCTGCGGTGCTGCCGCGCCTGTTCACCTCCTTCGAGCAGGCCGACGCGGCCACGGCCCGCGTGTACGGCGGCACCGGCCTTGGCCTGAGCATCAGCCGCAGGCTGGTGCAGATCATGGGCGGGGACATCACGGTACGGAGTCGGCCGGGAGAGGGGTCGATCTTCGAATTCACGGTCGTGTTCGGTCCGGATCCGCAAGACGAGGTCCGAGGCGAAGCAAACGCCGCAGGCCATGGTTCCCTGAACGTGCTGGTGGTCGAGGACAATCCGGCCAGTCGGGCGGCCATGGAAGAAGTCGCGACCTGCCTCGGCCTGCGGCACAGGTTCGCAGGGACGGCGGCGGAGGCGTCGCAACTGGGAGATGCGGAAAATTTCGACCTGATCCTAGTCGACTGGAACCTGCCGGACATGATTGGGCCCGAGGCGGTCACGCTTCTGCGCTCTTCCGAGCGCACGGCCCGGGTGCCGGTGGCGCTCATGGCCAGCCCGGCGCGGCCCGAAATGGAAAATCTGCGTCTGCAGGGATCTGGCGTCCAAGGTATTTTGGCCAAGCCGTTCACAGCCTCGGCGGTGGAGGTTCTGCTCCGGCAGATCGCCTCCAGTGACAAATCCGCAGCCTTGGCAGACGCGCACACCCTGGCCGACGCGCCGTACGATCTGGAGCAGGCGCAGGGCTTGCGCGTCCTCTTGGCGGAAGACAACCTGTTCAATCAGGAACTGCTGGGCGTGATTCTGACCGAAGCCGGGGTGGAGATGGAGATCGCGGACAACGGCGCCGAAGCCGTACGCCGGGTGACGGAAGGAGGAGCACCCCTGGATGTGGTGCTCATGGACGTGCACATGCCGTTGATGGACGGATTCGAGGCCACGCGGACCATCCGGAACGACCAGCGCTTCAGCGGCCTGCCCATCATCGCCATGACCGCCGACATCACGGCCGAGGACAAGGCGCGCTGCCTTGAAGCGGGCATGGATGACCACCTGACCAAGCCGGTGGACACCGATGAACTTTTCAGGATCCTGGTTAAATGGGGGCGCAAGGCCCAGGGGGAGCAGAATGGGCAACGCCATGAGTAA
- a CDS encoding glycosyltransferase, which yields MRILFVHMNFPAQFRSLASFLGRDSRNEVVFATMNENPEWNIPGVRKAVFVPDATVFPEEHGINAKFWAASSKASGALKLAVELRRQGFVPDIICGHSGWGPTMYLRDVFPEAAFVGYFEWFYDAQSADMRFSGSPLSLSSRMEVRCNNIPILMDLAGCAHGICPTRWQLEQFPAEFRSKISVIHDGVDTDYFSPDPEARMVLPGLDLSGAKEIVTYATRGMEPYRGFPQFLEAAVEVVKKRPECHVVIGGNDGCHYGSPPELGKTWKEVLVERLQPDPERIHFVGSLPYRHYRTLLRASTAHVYLTRPFVLSWSFLEALSCGCLVVASDTEPVREVASDGHNALFADMRSPTAIAERIMDALENRSHLDGMRKQARQTVLERYDVRKLLPQQLEVLRSVTRK from the coding sequence ATGCGCATCCTTTTTGTACACATGAATTTCCCGGCCCAGTTCCGGAGTCTGGCCAGTTTTTTGGGACGTGATTCCCGGAACGAGGTTGTCTTCGCCACCATGAACGAAAACCCGGAGTGGAACATACCCGGGGTGCGCAAGGCCGTGTTCGTTCCCGACGCCACGGTGTTTCCTGAAGAGCATGGGATAAACGCAAAATTCTGGGCGGCCTCCAGCAAGGCCTCCGGAGCCTTGAAGCTGGCGGTCGAATTACGGCGGCAAGGGTTCGTGCCGGATATCATCTGCGGGCACTCAGGATGGGGGCCGACCATGTATCTGCGCGATGTCTTTCCCGAGGCGGCCTTTGTCGGCTACTTTGAATGGTTTTACGATGCCCAGAGCGCGGACATGCGTTTTTCCGGCAGCCCGTTATCGCTTAGTTCGCGGATGGAAGTACGCTGCAACAACATCCCTATTCTCATGGACCTGGCCGGTTGTGCCCATGGAATTTGTCCGACGCGCTGGCAATTGGAACAGTTTCCTGCGGAGTTCCGATCAAAGATTTCCGTGATCCACGACGGAGTGGATACGGATTATTTTTCTCCCGACCCAGAGGCCCGGATGGTTCTGCCCGGTCTTGATCTTTCCGGCGCCAAGGAGATCGTGACCTATGCCACGCGAGGGATGGAGCCTTACCGTGGGTTTCCGCAGTTTCTTGAGGCTGCCGTGGAAGTGGTCAAGAAGCGGCCCGAATGCCATGTCGTCATTGGGGGCAATGACGGTTGCCATTATGGTTCTCCTCCCGAACTGGGCAAGACCTGGAAGGAGGTCCTCGTCGAGCGACTGCAACCCGATCCGGAGCGCATCCATTTCGTGGGTTCCCTACCTTACAGGCATTACCGCACACTGCTGCGGGCCTCCACGGCGCACGTCTACCTGACGCGCCCCTTTGTCCTCTCCTGGTCGTTCCTGGAGGCGCTGTCCTGCGGCTGTCTGGTGGTGGCCTCCGACACCGAACCAGTGCGCGAAGTGGCCAGCGATGGGCACAACGCCCTCTTCGCGGATATGCGTTCGCCCACCGCCATCGCCGAACGAATAATGGACGCCCTGGAGAATCGCAGCCATCTGGACGGGATGCGCAAACAGGCCAGACAGACCGTGCTGGAACGCTATGATGTGCGCAAGCTCCTTCCCCAGCAACTGGAAGTACTGCGGTCCGTGACAAGAAAGTGA
- the mazG gene encoding nucleoside triphosphate pyrophosphohydrolase produces the protein MEKNNFADILEVIDTLTGPNGCPWDKEQTPQSMCDYLVEECFELVEAIRQDDKAEIAEELGDVLFLLLFIGRCHDRQIPDFLQTAMAGNVAKMIRRHPHVYGEKAASVAEVVKNWEQIKKQEKAEKDKDPGVFASLPASLPPLLRAYRINSKAARSGFTWATDRDQEAKLAEEWEELQVALAGDDAEAKEEEFGDYLFSLVEYGRRRGIKANSALAVANAKFLRRFEAMEKLARERGLELDKLSLEEMDNLWDEIKATRR, from the coding sequence GTGGAAAAGAATAATTTTGCCGACATATTGGAAGTTATCGACACCCTGACCGGACCGAACGGCTGCCCCTGGGACAAAGAGCAGACCCCGCAGTCCATGTGCGATTACCTTGTGGAGGAATGTTTCGAACTGGTGGAGGCAATCCGTCAGGACGACAAGGCCGAAATCGCCGAAGAGCTTGGGGATGTGCTCTTCCTGCTGCTCTTCATCGGCCGTTGCCATGACCGGCAGATCCCGGATTTCCTGCAGACCGCCATGGCCGGCAACGTGGCCAAGATGATCCGCCGCCACCCCCACGTTTACGGCGAAAAAGCCGCCAGCGTGGCCGAAGTGGTCAAAAACTGGGAGCAGATCAAAAAGCAGGAGAAGGCCGAAAAGGACAAGGACCCCGGCGTGTTCGCCTCCCTGCCCGCAAGCCTGCCGCCGCTTCTGCGCGCCTACCGCATCAACTCCAAGGCTGCCCGCTCGGGCTTCACCTGGGCCACGGACAGGGACCAGGAAGCAAAGCTGGCCGAGGAGTGGGAAGAACTGCAGGTCGCCCTGGCCGGGGATGACGCGGAGGCCAAGGAAGAGGAATTCGGGGATTATCTCTTTTCGCTGGTGGAGTACGGACGCCGCCGGGGGATCAAGGCCAACTCGGCTCTGGCCGTTGCCAACGCCAAGTTTCTGCGCCGCTTTGAAGCCATGGAAAAACTGGCCCGTGAACGCGGCCTGGAACTGGACAAGCTCTCCCTGGAAGAAATGGACAACCTCTGGGACGAAATCAAAGCCACCCGCCGATAA
- the hisC gene encoding histidinol-phosphate transaminase, giving the protein MTKVLVRPEMAGFKPYSPGLSIDEIKKRYGLPRVIKMASNENPLGTSPVVQERLKNMSPMAFRYAQAGSPALTERLAAHLGVPASCVVAGNGSDEIIDLLLRVVARPGVDNVVAFSPCFSIYDVQSRLCGVEFRQAKLNADFSFPFDQLVSLTDENTALVFVTNPDNPSGHACPAADLVALASRLPARTLLVVDEAYIDFAEPLDVFSMLPHLDAIPNLVVLRTFSKMHGLAGLRLGYGVMPEWLADLLLRVKLPFSVNILAEQAGLAALEDDIFVSQTLRVVSEGRRLLERELSALGCKVWPSQANFLMFEPPMDARVLFEALLALGVIIRPLGSYGMPEKLRVSIGNEEENLEFLTKTAEVLRGHDRHS; this is encoded by the coding sequence ATGACCAAGGTTTTGGTGCGGCCGGAGATGGCGGGGTTCAAACCCTATTCCCCCGGCCTTTCCATCGACGAGATAAAAAAGCGTTACGGCCTGCCCCGGGTCATCAAGATGGCCAGCAATGAGAATCCGCTGGGCACGTCCCCCGTGGTTCAGGAGCGGCTCAAAAACATGAGCCCCATGGCTTTCCGCTACGCGCAGGCCGGTTCCCCGGCCCTGACCGAGAGATTGGCGGCGCACCTGGGCGTGCCCGCAAGCTGCGTGGTAGCGGGCAACGGCTCCGACGAGATCATCGACCTCCTGCTGCGCGTGGTGGCCCGGCCCGGCGTGGACAACGTGGTGGCCTTTAGCCCCTGCTTCAGCATCTACGACGTGCAGTCGCGGCTATGCGGGGTGGAGTTCAGGCAGGCCAAGTTGAACGCGGATTTTTCCTTTCCCTTTGATCAGCTTGTGTCTCTGACCGACGAGAACACCGCCCTGGTCTTCGTGACCAACCCGGACAACCCCTCGGGTCATGCCTGCCCGGCCGCCGATCTGGTGGCGCTCGCGTCCAGGCTCCCGGCGCGTACGCTGTTGGTGGTGGACGAGGCCTACATCGATTTCGCCGAGCCGCTGGACGTGTTCAGCATGCTCCCGCATCTGGACGCCATCCCCAACCTGGTCGTGCTGCGGACTTTTTCCAAGATGCACGGCCTGGCGGGCCTGCGCCTGGGCTACGGAGTCATGCCCGAGTGGCTGGCGGACCTCCTGCTTCGGGTCAAGCTGCCTTTTAGCGTGAATATTCTGGCCGAACAGGCCGGTCTGGCCGCGCTGGAAGACGACATCTTCGTGTCCCAGACCCTTCGCGTCGTGAGCGAGGGCCGCCGCCTGCTGGAACGGGAGCTTTCGGCTCTTGGCTGCAAGGTCTGGCCTTCGCAGGCGAATTTCCTTATGTTTGAACCGCCCATGGACGCGCGTGTCCTTTTTGAGGCATTGCTTGCGCTCGGGGTCATCATCCGGCCCCTCGGCAGTTACGGCATGCCCGAGAAGCTGCGGGTCAGCATCGGGAACGAGGAAGAGAATCTGGAATTTCTGACTAAAACAGCGGAGGTATTGCGTGGTCACGATCGTCACTCTTGA